Proteins encoded by one window of Anopheles maculipalpis chromosome 2RL, idAnoMacuDA_375_x, whole genome shotgun sequence:
- the LOC126556923 gene encoding kelch-like ECH-associated protein 1B yields MCCERPANNSVSGVSSPMSAEQWMWPPTDWTPYRIPPPSMEAPAAGYADCFGNGGPHLVGMGIGNGSGGPGSSSHPATDGQATIGGSNGPTSVQWVSSSGAASGGSNAAKEDLGDMAFYMPNYSREMLKMMFMMRSHHMLTDVTLEVEQETFHAHKVVLSAASPYFKAMFTGGLKECEMARVKLQGVCPTAMTRILFFMYTGQIRVTELTVCQLLPAATMFQVPNVIDACCDFLERQLDPTNAIGIANFAEQHGCESLRQKANQFIERNFTQICREEEFLQLSVMQLICLIRKDELNVQGERDVYDAVLKWVKYDEDNRYPKMESILSAVRCQLLTPSFLKEQMKNCSVLRRAPGCREYLAKIFHDLTLHKRPAVRERKPNTTRMIFVAGGYYKHSLDMLEGYNVDDKVWLTLPKLTVPRSGLGAAFLKGTFYAVGGRNNSPGSSYDSDWVDRYNPVTERWRPCSPMSVPRNRVGVAVMDELLYAVGGSSGSDYHNTVEYYDPETDRWTLVQPMQSKRLGVGVAVVNRLLYAIGGFDGKTRLASVECYHPENNAWTLVPSMRYGRSGAGVAALHQYIYVVGGFDGTRQLASVERYDTEQQCWDMVASVRIARSALSLTVLDGRLYAIGGYDGQDFLTIVEVYDPVRDVWDEGTPLTSGRSGHASAVIYTPSCISSYMEGLNLGGGEDKRHDSAGTGGGSGQQPPPPSSSAPPPPSAHPPSGSAPGSASRPMEDGGGASDSRMATGEQEEAEDRETDGREPFAMETDSSQEECDKDVTVNDEGSGITSNSSSRNVPLEGTPPPGVLSSHALIEHPVRAEVIPSSMRLTRRILSCRRGKRCPGKERSPSRCAKRSSSSGTRYTLTLAPVPSTRKALEASGGNGGGGCKSKRKAPIPITGSGGGSGGNASDDHCPLVRLKKRITCFVSAIVSPTSCSTALPLPAVDSLSEESTGATVNDDAILPTVPAIVLSTPDDMNAVESNSHTHSSSNIVQQPHQQLQRSPNAKL; encoded by the exons CCTACAGATTGGACACCGTACCGAATACCGCCCCCCAGCATGGAAGCGCCGGCCGCTGGTTACGCCGATTGTTTCGGCAACGGCGGGCCGCATCTCGTTGGCATGGGCATTGGCAACGGAAGCGGTGGACCCGGCTCGTCGTCACATCCGGCAACCGATGGGCAGGCAACGATCGGTGGCAGCAATGGCCCAACCAGCGTCCAGTGGGTGAGCAGCAGTGGGGCTGCTTCCGGTGGCTCGAATGCCGCAAAGGAGGACCTGGGCGATATGGCTTTCTACATGCCCAACTACTCGCGCGAAATGCTCAAAATGATGTTCATGATGCGCTCGCACCACATGCTAACGGACGTGACGCTCGAAGTCGAGCAGGAAACGTTTCACGCACACAAAGTCGTCCTTTCCGCCGCCAGCCCCTACTTTAAGGCCATGTTCACCGGTGGTCTGAAGGAATGCGAAATGGCGCGCGTAAAGTTGCAAGGCGTTTGCCCAACGGCAATGACGCGGATCCTCTTCTTCATGTACACCGGCCAGATACGGGTGACCGAGTTGACCGTGTGCCAGTTGCTGCCGGCGGCTACCATGTTCCAGGTACCAAATGTGATAGACGCGTGCTGTGACTTTCTCGAGCGCCAGCTAGATCCGACCAACGCAATCGGTATTGCAAACTTTGCCGAGCAGCATGGCTGTGAGTCATTGCGGCAAAAAGCGAACCAGTTCATCGAACGTAACTTTACCCAA ATCTGCCGCGAGGAAGAATTCCTACAACTGTCTGTGATGCAACTGATATGTCTGATCCGGAAGGATGAGCTGAACGTGCAGGGCGAACGGGACGTGTACGATGCTGTGCTGAAGTGGGTAAAGTACGACGAGGACAATCGGTACCCCAAGATGGAAAGCATACTGTCAGCCGTAAGATGCCAGTTGCTAACGCCCAGCTTCCTTAAGGAGCAGATGAAAAACTGTTCGGTATTGCGCCGTGCTCCCGGTTGCCGTGAATATCTGGCCAAAATATTTCACGATCTAACGCTGCACAAACGGCCAGCGGTACGCGAACGAAAGCCCAACACAACGCGCATGATCTTTGTGGCCGGAGGATATTACAAACATTCACTCGACATGCTCGAGGGCTACAACGTGGACGATAAAGTGTGGCTTACGCTACCAAAGCTGACCGTGCCACGGTCAGGGCTCGGGGCCGCTTTCCTCAAGGGCACGTTTTACGCGGTCGGCGGTAGGAACAATTCCCCAGGCTCGTCGTACGATTCGGATTGGGTCGATCGGTACAATCCGGTCACGGAAAGGTGGCGACCGTGTTCACCGATGTCCGTGCCAAGGAATCGTGTCGGTGTTGCCGTTATGGATGAGCTGCTGTACGCCGTCGGTGGTTCGTCCGGATCAGACTATCACAATACGGTGGAATA TTATGATCCAGAAACGGACCGCTGGACACTAGTGCAACCAATGCAATCGAAACGGCTCGGCGTGGGGGTAGCAGTGGTTAACCGATTGCTGTACGCCATCGGTGGTTTCGATGGAAAAACGCGCTTAGCCTCGGTTGAATGTTACCATCCAGAGAACAACGCCTGGACGTTGGTTCCATCGATGCGGTACGGACGTAGTGGAGCCGGTGTAGCAGCACTCCACCAGTACATCTACGTAGTTGGTGGATTTGACGGCACCAGACAGTTGGCATCGGTCGAGCGTTACGATACCGAGCAGCAGTGCTGGGACATGGTCGCATCGGTCCGTATCGCTCGCAGTGCTCTCTCGCTTACCGTGCTCGACGGACGGTTGTATGCGATCGGTGGGTACGATGGACAAGACTTTTTGACCATCGTCGAAGTGTACGACCCGGTTCGGGATGTATGGGACGAGGGAACTCCGCTCACGTCCGGTCGCAGCGGCCATGCGTCGGCCGTCATCTACACACCGTCCTGCATCTCCAGCTACATGGAAGGCCTTAATCTGGGCGGTGGCGAAGACAAGCGTCACGATTCGGCGGGAACGGGTGGAGGTTCGGGTCAgcagccaccaccaccatcatcgtcagcaccaccaccaccatctgcACACCCCCCGTCCGGGTCGGCACCTGGTTCCGCTTCGCGTCCTATGGAAGACGGTGGTGGTGCATCCGACAGCCGTATGGCTACGGGTGAACAGGAGGAAGCAGAAGACAGAGAAACTGACGGCAGGGAACCGTTTGCCATGGAAACCGACTCTAGTCAAGAGGAATGTGATAAGGATGTTACCGTGAACGACGAAGGTAGTGGCATcacaagcaacagcagcagcaggaacgtGCCTTTGGAAGGAACTCCACCACCAGGCGTGTTGTCATCGCACGCTTTGATAGAACATCCGGTGCGTGCCGAAGTTATCCCATCCTCGATGCGTCTCACCCGTCGTATCCTTTCCTGTCGCCGAGGAAAGCGATGTCCTGGGAAGGAACGATCCCCATCTCGGTGCGCCAAACGGTCATCCTCTTCGGGGACCCgctacacactcacactagCACCCGTTCCTTCGACCCGGAAAGCTTTGGAAGCTTCAGGAggcaacggtggtggtggttgtaaaagcaaacgaaaagcaCCCATTCCCATCACGGGAAGCGGCGGCGGCAGTGGTGGTAACGCGAGCGATGATCATTGCCCGTTGGTACGACTAAAAAAGCGCATTACCTGTTTTGTGTCCGCCATTGTTTCACCAACCTCCTGTTCGACCGCATTACCATTGCCAGCAGTTGACTCGTTAAGCGAAGAGTCCACCGGTGCAACGGTGAACGACGACGCCATATTGCCAACGGTGCCCGCAATCGTGCTATCCACCCCGGACGATATGAATGCGGTTGAGAGCAATTCGCATACTCATAGCTCATCAAACATCGTGCAGCAGCCACATCAGCAGCTACAACGATCGCCGAACGCCAAGTTATGA